TTTCTCCGGCACCCGTCGCCCCGCCCGTGCGGCCGTGTCCGGCATGGCGCCTGCATGCGGCGGCGGACGTGGTCGCTCCCCTCTGTCTCCTCTCCTgggctgcctcgccgccgccctgctgctgctctccttcgccgccggccgcgcggggGCGCAGCtgaagccgctgccgccgctggagGTGGCGACCTACAACTACCCCTCGTTCGAGGCGGGCAactccggggcggcggcggagctggtgTTCAGCAGGGACGCCCGCGTCTACCAGGGCGCGCTCCAGGTCACGCCGGACACCGGGAACGCCGGCACCTACCAGAGCATCATGGTCAACAAGTCCGGCTCCgtgctcctgcgccgccgcttcACGCTGTGGCACCGcgtcgagggcggcggcggcggcactggcaACACCACCACCGGCAACGGCACGGCCTCCCCCCAGCAGGCCCCGCGCGTCCAGGTCGTGTCGTTCAACGCCACCTTCACCATGAACGTGTACCAGCTCACAGACGCGAGCCCCGGCGAGGGCCTCACCTTCGTGATCGCGCCCTCCCGCGACGAGCCACCCCCCGGGAGCTACGGCGGCTACCTCGGCCTCACCAACGCGACGCTGGAGGCGACCGGCCCGGCCGCGAACCGGTTCGTGGCCGTCGAGTTCGACACGCTCAAGCAGAGCTACGACCCCGACGACAACCACGTCGGCCTCAACGTCGGCTCCGTCGTCTCCAACAAGACGGCGAGCCTCGCGGCCTTCAGGATCGCCACGAACGCGACCACCGCCACCAACTACACGGTCTGGGTCCAGTACGACGGCGCGGCCCGGCACATGTCGGTGTACATGGCCGCTTGGGGCAAGCCCAAGCCGCCGTCCCCCGTCCTCGAGTCGCCGCTCGACCTCAGCGAGCACGTCCCTGAGACGGCGTACCTCGGCTTCTCGGCGTCCACCGGCACCAACTTCGAGCTCAACTGCATCCTCGACTGGAGCCTGTCGATCGAGATCATCCCCGACAAGAAGAGCAGGACGTGGATCGtcatcgtcgccgtcgtcgtgcccgtcgtcgtcgccgcgatcgccgtcgccgccttctTCCTGACCAAGAAGCTGCGGGCGAGGCGGTCCATGGAGCGGCGGCAGGAGCGGCTGGAGCACCAGCTGAGCAACCTCCCCGGGATGCCGCGCGGGTTCGAGTACGACAAGCTCAAGAAG
The Panicum virgatum strain AP13 chromosome 6N, P.virgatum_v5, whole genome shotgun sequence genome window above contains:
- the LOC120680065 gene encoding probable L-type lectin-domain containing receptor kinase S.5; translated protein: MAPACGGGRGRSPLSPLLGCLAAALLLLSFAAGRAGAQLKPLPPLEVATYNYPSFEAGNSGAAAELVFSRDARVYQGALQVTPDTGNAGTYQSIMVNKSGSVLLRRRFTLWHRVEGGGGGTGNTTTGNGTASPQQAPRVQVVSFNATFTMNVYQLTDASPGEGLTFVIAPSRDEPPPGSYGGYLGLTNATLEATGPAANRFVAVEFDTLKQSYDPDDNHVGLNVGSVVSNKTASLAAFRIATNATTATNYTVWVQYDGAARHMSVYMAAWGKPKPPSPVLESPLDLSEHVPETAYLGFSASTGTNFELNCILDWSLSIEIIPDKKSRTWIVIVAVVVPVVVAAIAVAAFFLTKKLRARRSMERRQERLEHQLSNLPGMPRGFEYDKLKKATRNFDERLRLGKGGYGTVYKGVLPADDARPEGMAVAVKRFIRDDSRGVSDFLAEVQIINRLRHKNIVPLIGWCYKKGQLLLVYEYMPNGSLDQHLFRRGVADEQRPPLSWERRYAVVADVAAGLHYVHHEYTHMVLHRDVKASNVLLDASFRARLGDFGLARVLEHDRNSFTDLNVAGTRGFIAPEYFVGHKASRQTDVFAFGALVLEVVTGQYALRADPRCPVLADWVWQMHGRGALLGAVDQSLGTAGFDHDEAARLLLLALACSNPNPGDRPTMPQVMQVLSKASPPPEVPPFKPQFVWPPEGGAHFELSDIEVSTTTGATGNAASSAMATQVTSYDSFHPHTAPNSSEGYFPALSSGR